Proteins from one Planctomicrobium piriforme genomic window:
- a CDS encoding potassium channel family protein gives MFDLILPFLAWTIFAAVFVARNETVATGAEIFLLVAIALKMLATAAGNNWIWRFGCDAVGDLKKAEATLPENAKRSVRAKIVYDYIDRHRGWWTPFGLLEWKWRAIIDRGLESHSCCTYSFCGVALSVLRLLLFRFEALMVAVAAVLVMAPYSADGEFRKVTSPPEWLAMGIIVPLIPLVILMGMEILIGNAIMGRGYSHYFHLQLLKPAAKTSSHEFLNELFYFTRLLFFSVIGLSAACFAYYACRGSFSEIIGGPPTGLGSSEYLQRVKLFMQFFSFVLVTFSTVGYGDIYPTGAGSRLLVGTIHLLSMAYLLFLLQVLLSGRSVQCKCHSGNAERNSSHAGSGGDSPLCQL, from the coding sequence ATGTTTGATCTGATCCTGCCATTCTTGGCCTGGACGATATTTGCAGCGGTCTTCGTGGCCAGGAACGAAACCGTTGCGACCGGCGCGGAGATATTCCTCCTCGTTGCGATTGCACTCAAGATGCTTGCAACAGCTGCCGGAAACAATTGGATATGGAGGTTTGGGTGTGATGCTGTGGGAGACCTGAAAAAGGCAGAAGCGACGCTTCCCGAGAATGCGAAAAGATCAGTCCGGGCCAAAATTGTATATGACTATATTGACAGGCACCGAGGATGGTGGACTCCATTTGGCTTACTCGAATGGAAATGGAGAGCGATTATTGACAGAGGGCTTGAATCGCATAGTTGCTGTACTTATTCGTTCTGCGGAGTTGCGCTAAGTGTCCTTCGATTACTTTTATTTCGATTCGAAGCGTTGATGGTGGCAGTCGCTGCGGTATTGGTGATGGCACCTTATTCGGCGGATGGAGAGTTCAGGAAGGTTACTTCGCCGCCGGAATGGCTGGCGATGGGAATCATTGTACCGCTGATTCCACTGGTGATCCTGATGGGGATGGAGATTCTCATTGGCAATGCAATTATGGGCCGAGGGTACAGCCACTACTTTCATCTTCAACTGTTGAAGCCAGCAGCAAAAACGAGTAGTCATGAATTCCTCAACGAGCTTTTCTATTTCACTCGGCTTTTGTTTTTTTCGGTCATAGGCTTGTCTGCTGCCTGCTTTGCGTATTACGCATGCCGTGGCAGCTTCAGTGAAATAATTGGAGGCCCTCCAACCGGACTTGGCTCGAGCGAATATCTGCAGCGAGTCAAATTGTTCATGCAGTTCTTTTCTTTTGTTCTCGTGACATTTTCAACTGTCGGTTATGGAGACATCTACCCTACCGGAGCAGGGAGTCGTCTCCTTGTAGGGACGATTCACCTCCTGTCGATGGCCTATCTCCTTTTTCTTTTGCAAGTACTGCTATCAGGACGAAGTGTTCAGTGCAAATGTCACAGCGGGAATGCTGAGCGGAATTCTTCTCATGCGGGATCTGGTGGCGATTCGCCTCTTTGCCAATTATAG
- a CDS encoding alpha/beta fold hydrolase has translation MSAENSEHTPEAPPTPRTLRSYLVLLAGILSTIVLICSIGFALAQATLPGIPSTIAPQLGTVPDYVLQTAANLGISIFQSRWCISAWGYRMFFRKSWKLFPESTAPVSLRRPESKSAILVFVHGFNTTMASAVGIANDFSAHLEHAIESPNDFQKIWIVSYCWRGDLGPSAFCAAERAAEKTAPIVADFLAQLRAQNPDVPIVVMTHSLGARVGLQALTDLAKREMRPWIDGLLLVQPAVMWGSIRKGIYNVPRDGGVTNWTPGAGNHEVDGRYVPALTAANRVFVTKSSKDNVLSFFFSSLYRCNWVVTVPDMSPALGMPIKDIGNLQVPSEQYFELDLSLDQSPPPESPILEHTPIGGESDKVNHEQHFQVVRYLWQQVLQKLLLEKRANAAELAPAGEVTREKTEQ, from the coding sequence ATGTCCGCCGAAAATTCAGAACATACCCCTGAGGCTCCTCCGACCCCACGGACACTCCGTTCGTACCTCGTACTGCTGGCTGGGATTCTGTCGACGATCGTGCTGATCTGTTCGATCGGATTTGCCTTGGCGCAAGCGACGTTGCCCGGCATCCCATCGACAATCGCGCCTCAACTGGGAACGGTCCCCGACTATGTTCTACAGACTGCCGCGAATCTAGGTATCTCGATCTTCCAGTCCCGCTGGTGCATCAGTGCCTGGGGCTACCGCATGTTCTTCCGGAAATCCTGGAAGCTATTTCCGGAATCGACGGCACCTGTCAGCCTGCGGCGACCTGAATCGAAATCGGCCATTCTGGTTTTCGTGCATGGATTTAATACGACAATGGCCTCAGCCGTCGGGATCGCGAATGATTTCTCCGCCCATCTGGAACATGCCATTGAATCGCCAAACGACTTTCAGAAGATCTGGATTGTGAGCTATTGCTGGCGGGGAGACTTGGGACCGAGCGCATTCTGTGCTGCCGAACGGGCCGCAGAAAAGACCGCCCCCATCGTCGCCGACTTTCTAGCTCAGCTCAGAGCACAGAACCCTGATGTTCCCATTGTGGTCATGACGCACAGCCTGGGAGCTCGAGTCGGCCTGCAGGCCCTCACGGATCTCGCCAAACGGGAGATGCGCCCGTGGATCGATGGTCTGCTGCTGGTTCAGCCGGCGGTAATGTGGGGGTCGATCCGCAAGGGAATCTACAATGTCCCGCGAGACGGTGGAGTGACAAACTGGACGCCCGGCGCGGGTAACCACGAAGTTGACGGGCGGTATGTGCCGGCATTAACCGCCGCGAACCGTGTTTTTGTGACGAAATCGAGCAAAGACAATGTCCTGAGCTTTTTCTTCAGTTCTCTCTATCGTTGTAATTGGGTGGTGACGGTTCCCGACATGTCTCCAGCCCTCGGAATGCCGATCAAAGATATTGGGAATCTGCAGGTTCCTTCAGAACAGTATTTCGAACTCGATCTTTCGCTCGATCAATCGCCACCGCCAGAGTCGCCGATCCTTGAACATACGCCCATCGGCGGAGAATCGGACAAAGTGAACCATGAGCAGCACTTTCAGGTCGTGCGCTACCTCTGGCAACAGGTACTGCAGAAACTGCTCTTAGAAAAGCGGGCCAATGCAGCAGAGCTCGCCCCAGCAGGCGAAGTCACACGGGAGAAAACCGAGCAGTGA
- a CDS encoding transposase — MLGEPLSHRKGGGPPHSNPKCLEGILFVLVTGCQWEKLPDCVPLPSTCWRRFDE; from the coding sequence ATGTTGGGGGAGCCGCTGTCCCATCGAAAAGGGGGAGGCCCTCCCCACTCGAATCCGAAGTGTCTGGAAGGGATTCTGTTTGTACTTGTGACAGGCTGCCAATGGGAAAAGTTACCAGACTGCGTCCCTTTGCCCAGCACTTGCTGGCGACGCTTTGACGAATGA
- a CDS encoding CHAT domain-containing protein, with translation MRIPFALPCILGLHLWVRALWAQEAQQFEPQPTAEEVAVESQVKRDLSQSDLPNAISNLKKLASHQAGRLGNDHWRVGATNYSIGDAYRRLNQPQLALEYMHKSLPLLEKEFPERKANSGIARYQIAEMYETLGKLDDAAQWYSSSLDKLIDGLASDDENLSKAFVVVAQANQKAGKFEHATATYLRAIETLGVDAHRFPTHITAAMHDYGRNCMDEGRPAEALILFLASTSILEAKLGKDHLHLADVHWDMGKLFEQQGRLEEAMDHFRLTTEIYARNGKRDETSLYRKTTFFQVLAALGYNKESRTAYDEAIADAAALGLGGDAQKDLRRNYILSLMKSYNLSLVRDAFDGFISDESSADEKLLYAGYLVQAGEYEAARRLLEPLQKAFNLKQDTQSLETTLTLLVMCYRRKDEAAAARSTQMRINSLRSDRLGERNGHVIEFRAIAAAEEGKHVEAVELLREAAEALIRDKEMSPVDGARIAELTAQSLFELGPDNHAAAIHNMEVAVDIRGDLYGRKAVLYAATLFNLARVLQDIGQLDQARARFSSACAIMHEYMRNVLPLLSMPEQESLLENMVTPYLSVSLALMNEGRDRDLLYGYVADWKSLLFEATCRNARLARLESNIELRSDLLRLRQVEADIARHYRKPSPQTTERQWEEVYSNLTGEREAIERRLLAKNADLVPDPFVKENAAKVLNDSLPKDRAFVDIYRAIEYGEGAASYQAIISVPSTPLRIARIGDAEEIDRQIIEWHKRVSDSGNAAEEFDLIKQRIWQPIQAVLPEETTAVWVAADGSLSLLPWQLLPSDDSLQVSTAPSPREFVRRLKTIRRPRLRQGDRFLWVQETSVAAPPPESIKRRREFKAFLNDRFDLTERKIEELDTPSLLRFTGESRIAFITAHGLYMPSSNITVPNSTFNNDGLASPATVRVSARRNPLIQSGIVVGGDQDREVVLALDFLRAKLDGCELVIIAGCDTGRGASVDGQGVLGLHSALMASGARWTLVSLWKVPEESTEILMQEFLRGLLQEALSVPTALRRAQKFVRESHGGRFQGIQHWAGWTVVGG, from the coding sequence ATGAGAATTCCATTCGCCTTGCCGTGTATCCTCGGTCTGCACTTGTGGGTGCGAGCCCTTTGGGCCCAAGAGGCTCAGCAATTCGAGCCGCAGCCTACCGCGGAAGAAGTGGCCGTCGAGTCGCAAGTAAAAAGGGATCTCTCGCAATCCGATTTGCCGAATGCAATTTCGAATCTAAAGAAACTGGCGTCGCATCAAGCTGGGAGATTGGGAAACGATCACTGGCGGGTGGGTGCGACGAACTACTCGATCGGCGACGCTTATCGCCGGTTGAACCAACCCCAGCTCGCCCTCGAATATATGCACAAAAGTCTTCCACTTTTGGAAAAGGAGTTTCCCGAACGTAAAGCGAACTCCGGAATCGCGCGATATCAGATTGCCGAAATGTACGAGACCTTGGGGAAACTCGACGACGCGGCACAATGGTATTCGTCGTCGCTCGACAAACTCATTGACGGGCTTGCCAGTGATGATGAGAATCTGTCCAAGGCTTTCGTCGTGGTCGCGCAGGCGAATCAGAAGGCTGGAAAGTTTGAGCACGCCACAGCCACTTATCTTCGAGCGATCGAAACCTTAGGAGTTGATGCTCATCGGTTTCCGACGCACATCACGGCTGCGATGCATGATTACGGCCGTAACTGCATGGACGAAGGTCGGCCCGCGGAGGCTCTCATTCTATTTCTGGCATCCACTTCGATTCTCGAAGCGAAACTCGGTAAGGATCATCTGCATCTAGCTGATGTCCATTGGGATATGGGGAAATTGTTCGAACAGCAGGGGCGTCTCGAAGAGGCAATGGATCATTTCCGCCTAACGACCGAGATCTATGCACGGAATGGCAAGCGGGATGAGACCAGCTTGTATAGGAAAACCACGTTTTTCCAAGTTCTCGCTGCTCTCGGTTACAACAAAGAATCCCGGACGGCATATGATGAAGCGATAGCAGACGCCGCTGCATTGGGCCTTGGCGGCGACGCCCAGAAGGATCTAAGACGCAACTACATCTTGTCGTTGATGAAAAGTTACAACCTATCCTTGGTTCGAGATGCATTCGATGGATTTATCTCAGACGAGTCGTCGGCCGACGAAAAGCTGTTGTACGCAGGTTATCTCGTTCAAGCTGGAGAATACGAAGCCGCTCGCCGCCTACTGGAACCACTGCAGAAGGCCTTTAATCTGAAGCAGGACACGCAGAGCCTGGAAACGACATTGACGCTGCTCGTAATGTGTTATCGTCGAAAAGACGAGGCCGCCGCGGCTCGGTCAACTCAAATGCGAATCAATAGCTTGAGATCCGATCGGCTTGGTGAACGCAACGGTCATGTCATTGAGTTCCGGGCGATCGCCGCTGCAGAAGAGGGTAAGCATGTAGAAGCCGTAGAACTGCTGCGAGAAGCGGCCGAAGCGCTGATTAGAGACAAGGAAATGTCTCCGGTTGACGGCGCTCGAATCGCCGAACTGACGGCGCAGAGCCTCTTTGAGCTAGGTCCGGATAACCACGCAGCTGCGATTCACAATATGGAGGTGGCAGTCGATATTCGGGGAGACTTATACGGACGAAAGGCGGTGTTATACGCCGCAACACTTTTCAATCTCGCACGGGTGCTGCAAGACATTGGCCAATTAGACCAGGCTCGCGCCAGATTCTCGTCAGCGTGTGCAATCATGCATGAGTACATGAGAAACGTCTTGCCGCTGCTAAGCATGCCGGAGCAGGAATCGTTGCTTGAGAATATGGTCACTCCTTATCTCAGCGTTTCCTTGGCGTTGATGAATGAGGGAAGAGACCGCGATTTGTTATACGGTTACGTCGCGGATTGGAAAAGCCTCCTCTTCGAGGCTACCTGCCGCAACGCTCGCTTGGCCCGGCTCGAAAGCAATATTGAACTTCGTTCCGACCTATTGCGACTCCGGCAAGTCGAAGCCGATATCGCTCGCCACTATCGTAAGCCGTCTCCTCAGACGACGGAGCGACAATGGGAAGAGGTGTACTCAAATCTGACCGGTGAACGAGAGGCGATTGAGCGTCGTTTGCTGGCAAAGAACGCAGACTTGGTTCCGGACCCATTCGTCAAAGAGAATGCGGCCAAGGTTTTAAATGATTCGCTGCCCAAAGATCGTGCGTTCGTCGATATCTATCGAGCCATAGAATACGGCGAAGGAGCGGCGTCCTATCAGGCCATCATCAGCGTGCCTTCGACGCCGCTTCGAATCGCAAGAATCGGCGATGCCGAGGAGATCGATCGTCAGATCATCGAATGGCATAAACGAGTTTCCGATTCAGGGAATGCCGCCGAGGAGTTCGATCTTATAAAGCAGCGTATATGGCAACCAATCCAGGCAGTTCTTCCGGAGGAAACGACGGCCGTTTGGGTGGCCGCCGATGGATCGCTCTCACTATTGCCGTGGCAGCTGCTTCCGTCGGACGACTCCCTTCAAGTGTCGACCGCACCATCGCCGCGAGAATTTGTACGTCGTCTCAAAACAATACGGCGGCCGCGGCTCAGGCAAGGTGATCGGTTCCTGTGGGTTCAAGAGACATCGGTCGCCGCTCCGCCTCCGGAATCGATCAAGCGCCGACGGGAGTTCAAGGCTTTTCTTAATGATCGGTTCGATCTGACGGAACGAAAGATCGAAGAACTTGATACGCCAAGCTTACTACGGTTTACAGGTGAAAGTCGAATCGCATTCATTACCGCTCACGGGCTCTATATGCCGAGTTCGAATATCACAGTTCCGAATTCAACGTTCAACAACGACGGCCTTGCGAGTCCTGCCACGGTGAGGGTCTCGGCTCGACGCAATCCACTGATTCAGTCCGGCATCGTTGTCGGCGGGGATCAAGATCGCGAAGTAGTCCTGGCGTTGGATTTCCTACGCGCCAAGTTAGACGGTTGTGAACTCGTCATCATCGCTGGGTGCGATACAGGCCGTGGTGCATCTGTCGACGGACAAGGCGTTCTCGGACTGCACTCGGCCCTAATGGCATCGGGCGCCCGATGGACGCTCGTCTCGCTTTGGAAAGTTCCTGAGGAATCGACTGAGATCCTGATGCAAGAGTTCTTGCGTGGACTGCTTCAAGAAGCGCTAAGCGTACCGACGGCCCTGCGGCGAGCGCAAAAATTCGTTCGAGAATCCCACGGCGGACGTTTCCAAGGCATTCAACATTGGGCTGGGTGGACAGTCGTAGGCGGTTAG
- a CDS encoding S8 family serine peptidase, protein MEIFCISVLAASPLPAEDSPYCNEEIQLNEKRYLGWNEKVAGKARWLHGIERLQQLVEGKILSGKNVVVAVWDGGAVQANHQDLNLRVFIKDAKGAQLPLNNHSTHVAGTIAGTGRGRTAAEGMAPAAMIWSFDFEHDLAEMKALASSTTPVAVSNHSYGMTCGWSNVCVEGGQVRWIWSGADNSNRDARFGRYGLTSAKFDEIARHAPTWTIVVSAGNSRSPLLDPLNAAKTVPEMVEYSSIAGKYIFDYDGKHYNGICGVNMSMAKHLSNNHLEGGFDSIPEGGATAKNVITVGAMEDPPYAEIFGVDTGQYRPLERKHVRTTNFSSWGPADDGRIKPDVIASGHAMLATAIPERCTTTPCTQNDATDPSDVAGYVQMSGTSMSAPIVSGVVALLNELSRLERGGQNLRSDEAKAALIQTALGPDGVEGPTYSVGWGAIQGNLAGRLLIKGQNGEHLGTVRVRADTPTKLILRRKGLRAPRVTFAWVDEEGGPQNGLDNRNSSLVNDIDMTLRTPVGNPIHPWVLDPTRPSDSATRGTNNRDNVERIDVPENLTSSKEGEWVLHLDGGRLKKGTVVEGALAIWGFELIEQ, encoded by the coding sequence ATGGAGATTTTCTGTATTTCAGTCCTGGCTGCTTCGCCCTTGCCAGCTGAGGATTCGCCGTATTGCAACGAAGAGATCCAGCTCAATGAAAAGCGCTATCTCGGCTGGAACGAGAAGGTTGCCGGAAAGGCTCGATGGCTACATGGAATCGAGCGTCTCCAGCAGTTGGTCGAGGGAAAGATTCTGTCGGGTAAAAACGTCGTTGTTGCAGTTTGGGATGGAGGAGCAGTTCAGGCCAATCATCAAGATCTGAATTTGAGAGTCTTCATTAAGGATGCAAAGGGCGCTCAGTTGCCATTGAATAACCATTCAACTCACGTTGCAGGAACGATCGCGGGAACTGGGCGGGGCCGGACAGCCGCCGAGGGTATGGCACCAGCAGCGATGATCTGGTCGTTCGATTTTGAGCATGATCTTGCCGAAATGAAAGCGTTAGCAAGCTCGACGACGCCTGTGGCCGTCAGCAATCACTCCTATGGCATGACTTGCGGATGGAGCAACGTTTGCGTCGAAGGCGGACAGGTACGTTGGATCTGGTCGGGAGCCGACAACAGCAACCGAGATGCGCGGTTCGGACGATATGGTCTGACGTCCGCCAAGTTTGACGAGATAGCGCGCCATGCACCGACCTGGACGATCGTGGTGTCGGCCGGGAACTCGCGCAGTCCGCTACTCGACCCTTTGAATGCCGCTAAAACCGTGCCTGAGATGGTGGAATACAGCTCAATTGCCGGCAAGTACATTTTCGATTATGACGGCAAACATTACAACGGCATTTGCGGCGTTAACATGAGCATGGCGAAGCACCTCTCCAACAATCATCTAGAAGGGGGCTTCGATTCCATTCCAGAAGGTGGCGCGACTGCAAAAAACGTCATCACTGTCGGGGCGATGGAGGATCCGCCCTACGCGGAGATCTTCGGCGTGGATACAGGTCAATATCGTCCTCTTGAAAGGAAACATGTCAGGACGACTAATTTCAGCAGTTGGGGCCCCGCTGACGACGGTCGCATCAAGCCGGATGTGATCGCAAGCGGACATGCCATGTTGGCGACGGCGATTCCCGAGCGATGCACGACGACACCCTGCACTCAGAACGACGCCACTGATCCCTCGGACGTCGCAGGTTACGTCCAAATGTCGGGCACCTCGATGTCCGCGCCAATCGTAAGTGGAGTGGTGGCCCTGCTCAACGAATTGAGCCGACTCGAGCGTGGAGGACAAAACTTACGGTCCGACGAAGCGAAGGCGGCGTTGATTCAAACCGCGTTGGGCCCGGACGGGGTCGAGGGTCCCACATACAGTGTCGGTTGGGGCGCTATTCAAGGAAATCTGGCCGGACGTCTGCTAATAAAGGGGCAAAATGGCGAGCACCTAGGGACTGTCAGAGTGCGTGCCGACACGCCGACGAAATTGATATTAAGACGCAAGGGCTTGCGAGCGCCTCGAGTGACTTTCGCTTGGGTCGACGAGGAAGGGGGGCCTCAAAACGGTCTCGACAATCGCAATTCCAGTCTTGTGAATGACATCGATATGACGCTTAGGACCCCCGTCGGCAATCCGATTCATCCTTGGGTGCTCGACCCAACTCGACCTTCCGACTCGGCAACGCGCGGCACGAATAATCGCGATAATGTCGAAAGAATCGATGTTCCGGAAAATCTTACATCGAGCAAGGAAGGTGAGTGGGTGTTGCATCTCGACGGCGGTCGGCTGAAAAAGGGGACTGTCGTCGAAGGAGCCTTGGCCATTTGGGGGTTCGAATTGATTGAGCAGTAG
- a CDS encoding S1 family peptidase, with the protein MKAMQKKKPIFRVGLLLPLFGSFLLIVCEPARGSEPFVDFDILRRRTIAISVEFNDGISLKPVEHGLGTGFFIHPNGYVLTAKHILPDEAIKDPSLLTECQILGQIGDRASNSLSLTVVSIHPDHDAMLLQTVRDEPFSYFALSMEGLSQVVSLNAIGFPSGTDGKIRAVLAPLRAALSEGSKRGEVNARLEGGFSGGPVLLPSAKVVGIIEQSSALAERDTYEFVPALSLSDWLRPYTPMVSLPKPEDRRPRLVDRSCKFEPLSLRYDFVVETPPTDAALLSQIRVSTANTTGAFGCLSATGLGLRSTAEYVVPFYVSDPETVVPADQPLAVEAGKYARFGVTLRPDTLGACGDWSTDVTVSLIFNDGTMLSAPAERLTKNMLAKLPAYSLTENDVNNVLQALRHRRPATRAAAVTAFVVMDFTRESQRRVLGAKLKDPAWVVRSQALSAIRQLMLTELAPDIANLLKLRLTEVSSERDVADAEIGQIVHTLCRLDAFEGRDLVIEMCLNPDFPYREAESAIGILGSSDKQGTVELLIDALSKRHDWLTGQAATMYVQTHKCADEQGGNSKPARYSDALKAIVHGRSSQCKKFIDLLLSRTEVEFDLHKAELLRHVSYLTPGDTLAQDPFILSLEAQAKSLLNHKELLVRAPALRLYSQVSSDDMCVKAIRAGLTDESEAVQIVAVEAAADRSLSSLKPDLEKMLSELPMAKKSGQLGMALHNSLNSLDSN; encoded by the coding sequence ATGAAAGCCATGCAGAAAAAAAAGCCGATCTTTCGGGTTGGGCTTTTGTTGCCGTTATTTGGGTCATTTTTGTTGATAGTTTGCGAGCCGGCGCGTGGGAGCGAACCATTTGTTGACTTCGACATCCTTCGGCGGCGCACGATCGCTATCAGTGTCGAATTCAACGACGGAATATCTCTTAAGCCAGTGGAGCACGGGCTTGGCACCGGATTCTTCATTCATCCCAATGGATATGTGTTGACGGCCAAGCACATTCTGCCGGATGAAGCAATCAAAGACCCAAGCCTGTTAACGGAATGTCAGATTCTTGGGCAAATAGGCGATCGCGCATCGAATTCACTTTCACTGACAGTGGTCAGTATCCATCCCGATCACGACGCCATGCTCCTTCAAACAGTGCGTGACGAACCCTTTTCATATTTCGCATTGTCAATGGAAGGCCTGTCGCAGGTCGTTTCGTTAAATGCGATTGGATTTCCCTCTGGAACGGACGGAAAGATCAGAGCTGTCCTGGCGCCGCTTCGAGCTGCGCTGTCTGAGGGATCGAAAAGGGGCGAAGTGAACGCACGATTAGAAGGAGGCTTCAGCGGCGGACCGGTCTTGCTCCCTTCAGCGAAAGTCGTCGGCATCATTGAACAATCGTCAGCGCTCGCCGAACGCGATACATACGAGTTCGTTCCGGCTCTTTCATTAAGCGACTGGCTGCGCCCCTACACTCCGATGGTCTCGCTACCGAAGCCGGAGGATCGCCGTCCGCGACTTGTTGACAGATCGTGCAAGTTCGAACCGCTGTCACTTCGCTACGATTTCGTAGTTGAAACCCCGCCGACTGACGCCGCTCTTCTGAGCCAAATCCGCGTCAGTACGGCAAACACCACGGGCGCCTTTGGTTGCTTGTCGGCAACCGGCCTTGGTCTCAGGTCGACGGCAGAGTATGTCGTGCCGTTTTATGTTTCGGATCCGGAAACTGTCGTACCTGCGGACCAGCCGTTAGCGGTGGAAGCTGGCAAGTATGCACGATTCGGCGTCACCTTGCGCCCCGATACTCTTGGGGCATGTGGAGACTGGTCGACCGACGTGACTGTGAGTTTGATTTTCAACGACGGCACAATGTTGTCGGCACCTGCCGAACGGCTCACGAAGAACATGCTGGCTAAACTTCCCGCCTACTCTCTTACCGAGAATGACGTGAATAACGTGCTTCAGGCACTCCGCCACCGTCGACCCGCTACTCGCGCGGCTGCGGTAACAGCTTTCGTAGTAATGGATTTTACACGTGAGAGCCAGCGTCGTGTCTTAGGAGCGAAACTTAAGGATCCCGCGTGGGTAGTGCGCTCTCAGGCATTGTCCGCGATTCGCCAACTAATGCTCACGGAGCTTGCTCCGGATATCGCCAACTTGCTGAAATTGCGGCTGACTGAAGTATCGAGCGAGCGGGACGTGGCAGACGCAGAGATTGGACAAATTGTCCATACCTTATGTCGGTTGGACGCCTTTGAGGGACGCGACTTGGTGATTGAAATGTGTTTGAATCCCGACTTTCCTTATCGAGAGGCCGAATCCGCAATAGGGATATTGGGATCGAGCGACAAGCAGGGAACGGTCGAGTTGCTGATCGATGCGCTGTCTAAGCGTCACGATTGGTTAACGGGGCAGGCGGCAACGATGTACGTTCAGACGCACAAATGCGCCGACGAGCAAGGTGGCAACAGCAAGCCCGCCCGGTATAGCGATGCTCTCAAAGCGATTGTCCACGGACGCTCCTCGCAGTGCAAGAAGTTTATTGACCTGCTGTTAAGTCGTACGGAAGTTGAATTCGATCTGCACAAAGCGGAGCTTCTCCGGCATGTGTCATATCTGACTCCAGGCGACACCTTAGCGCAAGATCCGTTCATCCTCTCGCTGGAAGCGCAAGCGAAATCGCTTCTGAACCACAAGGAGTTGCTCGTGCGGGCTCCCGCGCTGCGGCTTTATTCGCAAGTATCTTCGGACGACATGTGTGTCAAAGCAATTCGAGCAGGCTTGACGGATGAGAGCGAAGCCGTGCAAATCGTAGCCGTTGAAGCAGCGGCCGATCGAAGTCTTTCCTCGCTAAAGCCCGATCTGGAAAAAATGCTGTCGGAACTTCCGATGGCGAAGAAATCGGGGCAATTGGGTATGGCACTCCACAACTCGCTCAATTCCTTAGATTCGAACTGA